A window of the Sphaerobacter thermophilus DSM 20745 genome harbors these coding sequences:
- a CDS encoding M20/M25/M40 family metallo-hydrolase yields the protein MTDLSPVYAYVDEHADRMVADLQRLIRQPSISSANLGVRECAELLVEMMGDVGITARVIETDGLPVVYGEINSDRPEAPTLLIYTHYDVQPADPESDWESPPFEARRVGDRIIGRGATDAKGNLMAHLKAVEALRATTGLPINVKFIFDGEEESGSPSLPAFVERHRDLLAADAALSFDGGFDAGDVPRVSLGTSGLLFVQMRAHGGSKDLHSARARLVPNPAWKLVWALASIKGPDGRVRIEGFYDAVRPPTPLERSLLEQAGWDDEAQKRDLGVDEFLGGVSGVDALEQLLFTPTCNIAGFASGYVGEGNKTLLPATAAVNVDFRLVVDQDPADIFQRLRKHLDDHGFADVELHDLGSIEPSRVPADSPFARVVVEAARRVYGREPSLRPSESASGRQAVWLAGKLGIPGAGTGIGPPDWRGHAANEFITVRHYLAGIKYAATIWSLFGEG from the coding sequence ATGACCGATCTATCACCCGTCTATGCCTACGTAGACGAGCACGCCGACCGCATGGTCGCCGACCTCCAGCGGCTCATCCGCCAGCCGTCCATCTCCTCGGCGAACCTCGGCGTGCGCGAGTGCGCCGAACTGCTGGTCGAGATGATGGGCGACGTTGGGATCACCGCGCGGGTGATCGAAACCGACGGGCTGCCGGTGGTCTACGGTGAAATCAACAGCGACCGGCCTGAGGCGCCGACGCTGCTGATCTACACGCACTACGACGTGCAACCCGCCGACCCTGAATCCGACTGGGAGTCGCCGCCCTTCGAGGCCCGGCGCGTGGGGGACCGCATCATCGGCCGCGGCGCGACCGACGCCAAGGGCAACCTGATGGCGCACTTGAAGGCGGTGGAGGCGCTGCGGGCTACGACCGGTCTGCCGATCAACGTGAAGTTCATCTTCGACGGCGAGGAGGAGAGCGGCAGCCCCAGCCTGCCCGCTTTCGTTGAGCGCCACCGCGACCTGCTGGCGGCCGATGCCGCCCTCTCGTTCGACGGCGGCTTCGACGCCGGCGATGTGCCGCGCGTCAGCCTCGGCACCTCCGGCCTCCTCTTCGTGCAGATGCGCGCCCACGGCGGCAGCAAGGATCTCCACTCCGCCCGCGCCCGGCTGGTGCCCAACCCGGCCTGGAAGCTCGTCTGGGCGCTGGCGTCGATCAAGGGTCCGGACGGGCGCGTGCGCATCGAGGGCTTCTACGACGCCGTACGCCCGCCAACGCCGCTCGAGCGCTCCCTGTTGGAGCAGGCGGGATGGGACGACGAGGCGCAGAAGCGGGACCTCGGCGTGGACGAGTTCCTCGGCGGCGTCTCCGGGGTGGACGCGCTGGAGCAACTGCTGTTCACGCCGACCTGCAACATCGCCGGGTTCGCCTCCGGCTACGTCGGCGAGGGCAACAAGACGCTCCTGCCCGCGACCGCCGCGGTGAATGTCGACTTCCGCCTCGTCGTCGACCAGGACCCGGCCGACATCTTCCAGCGGCTGCGGAAGCACCTGGACGACCACGGCTTCGCCGACGTGGAGCTGCACGACCTCGGCAGCATCGAACCCTCGCGCGTCCCGGCCGACTCGCCCTTCGCGCGCGTGGTGGTGGAGGCTGCGCGCCGCGTCTACGGTCGTGAGCCGTCGCTGCGGCCGAGCGAGTCGGCCTCCGGGCGCCAGGCGGTGTGGCTCGCCGGCAAACTGGGCATCCCCGGCGCCGGGACGGGGATCGGCCCGCCCGACTGGCGCGGCCACGCCGCCAACGAGTTCATCACCGTCCGTCACTACCTCGCCGGGATCAAGTACGCCGCGACCATCTGGTCGCTCTTCGGCGAGGGCTGA
- a CDS encoding S9 family peptidase — protein MPRPIEIADLARIRYLGDPQIAPDGRRVAYVVTEIDLEGKRYRSAIWVVNADGSGRTRFTAGTHKDTSPRWSPDGSRLAFLSDRDGVTQLYVMPSDGGEPERITDLKHGVADPVWSPDGAWLAFVSKVGPEGPVQRADETEEDRKRAAQRSDTKVIRSLKYKLDGEGFFDDRRRHIFIVPATGGTPRQITDGDWDDTQPAWSPDGRAIAFVSNRTDDRERNTFSDIWIAPLDGGEPRRITPSDGVYNSPAFSPDGDWIAYVGNPIVEPYGPTTLTGLWVAPTTGGEARNLTAALDREVGNTVLSDQHYAVAPQRPLWLPDGSGLLTLISDQGTVPVLRVSLDGETTVVVGGDREVANVSVAGDGTLAFLASSPTRPLEVYVAAADGSNEREVSEANADFLAEVELVPAERITYPAEGGVEIGGWLLKPPGFDPSVRYPLILQIHGGPHAMYGSAFFHEMQVLAARGYVVLMTNPRGSTGYGQAFVSAAMGDWGGVDYRDVMAGVDYVVAQGYIDEQRLGVTGGSYGGYLTNWIVTQTDRFKAAVTQRSTCNRLNLFGTSDIGWSYTPWEFRGSAYDNPSFYLERSPITYVKNVTTPILILHSEQDLRCPIEQAEQWFAALRYLGKEAVFVRFPEESHGLSRTGRPDRRIERLQWIVDWFAEHL, from the coding sequence ATGCCCCGACCGATCGAGATCGCCGATCTGGCGCGTATTCGCTACCTGGGGGATCCCCAGATCGCACCGGACGGCCGGCGCGTCGCCTATGTCGTCACCGAGATCGACCTGGAGGGGAAGCGCTACCGCTCTGCCATCTGGGTCGTCAACGCCGACGGCAGCGGACGGACGCGCTTCACTGCCGGGACGCACAAGGACACCAGCCCTCGCTGGTCGCCCGACGGCAGCCGGCTGGCGTTCCTCTCCGACCGCGACGGCGTGACCCAGCTCTACGTCATGCCGAGTGACGGCGGCGAGCCGGAGCGGATCACCGACCTGAAGCACGGCGTGGCTGATCCGGTCTGGTCGCCGGACGGCGCCTGGCTGGCGTTCGTCAGCAAGGTCGGGCCCGAGGGCCCCGTCCAGCGCGCGGACGAGACCGAGGAGGACCGAAAGCGCGCGGCACAGCGCAGCGACACGAAGGTCATCCGCTCGCTCAAGTACAAGCTGGACGGCGAAGGCTTCTTCGACGACCGACGCCGCCACATCTTCATCGTCCCGGCCACGGGCGGCACGCCGCGCCAGATCACCGACGGCGACTGGGACGACACCCAGCCGGCCTGGTCGCCGGACGGCCGCGCCATCGCCTTCGTCTCCAACCGCACCGACGACCGGGAGCGCAATACCTTCTCGGATATCTGGATCGCGCCGCTCGACGGCGGCGAGCCGCGCCGGATCACCCCCAGCGACGGTGTCTACAATTCCCCGGCCTTCTCGCCCGACGGGGACTGGATCGCCTACGTGGGCAACCCGATCGTCGAACCCTACGGCCCGACGACGCTCACCGGCCTGTGGGTCGCTCCCACCACCGGGGGCGAGGCGCGCAACCTGACCGCCGCGCTCGACCGCGAGGTGGGCAACACCGTGCTCTCGGACCAGCACTACGCGGTGGCGCCTCAGCGACCCCTCTGGCTGCCCGACGGCAGCGGACTGCTGACGCTCATCAGCGATCAGGGCACGGTGCCGGTCCTGCGCGTGAGCCTCGACGGCGAGACCACGGTCGTCGTCGGCGGCGACCGGGAAGTCGCAAATGTGAGCGTTGCCGGCGACGGCACGCTCGCCTTCCTCGCCTCCTCGCCCACCCGGCCGCTGGAGGTCTATGTGGCCGCGGCCGACGGCAGCAATGAGCGGGAGGTAAGCGAGGCCAACGCCGACTTCCTGGCCGAGGTAGAGCTCGTCCCCGCCGAGCGCATCACCTATCCCGCTGAAGGCGGGGTGGAGATCGGGGGCTGGCTGCTCAAGCCGCCTGGCTTCGACCCGTCCGTCCGCTACCCGCTCATCCTCCAGATCCACGGCGGCCCGCACGCCATGTACGGCAGCGCCTTCTTCCATGAGATGCAGGTCCTGGCCGCCCGCGGCTACGTCGTCCTCATGACCAACCCACGCGGCAGCACCGGCTACGGGCAGGCGTTCGTCTCCGCGGCCATGGGCGACTGGGGCGGGGTCGACTACCGCGACGTCATGGCCGGGGTCGACTACGTGGTCGCACAGGGCTACATCGACGAGCAGCGCCTGGGTGTCACCGGCGGCTCCTACGGCGGCTACCTGACCAACTGGATCGTGACCCAGACCGACCGCTTCAAGGCGGCCGTGACCCAGCGCAGCACCTGCAACCGCCTCAACCTGTTCGGCACAAGCGACATCGGTTGGTCCTACACTCCATGGGAGTTCCGCGGCAGCGCCTACGACAACCCGTCCTTCTACCTGGAGCGCTCCCCGATCACCTACGTCAAGAACGTGACGACGCCGATCCTCATCCTCCACAGCGAGCAGGACCTGCGCTGCCCCATCGAGCAGGCCGAGCAGTGGTTCGCTGCGCTGCGCTACCTGGGGAAGGAGGCAGTCTTCGTCCGCTTCCCGGAGGAGAGCCACGGCCTGTCGCGCACCGGGCGGCCCGACCGGCGCATCGAGCGGCTGCAGTGGATCGTCGACTGGTTCGCCGAGCACCTGTAG
- a CDS encoding class II fructose-bisphosphate aldolase, producing the protein MRGYSSVQELIDDLKPAAEIRDGALSITDERAFREQKVDRLVYGAVFGDDEVKPACRWIIWQAAQALGALPASIHEYYMAGGRGEWHHRTTPAINIRGLTYDTARAVFRTAMRYDCKQFIFEIARSEIGYTQQRPEEYVSSVLAAALREGYRGPVFIQGDHFQISAKGYAKDPQKEIEGVEKLILEALDAGFYNIDVDSSTLVDLSKPTVAEQQTLNYQHCADLTAFIRKHQPEGVMVSVGGEIGEVGGKNSDVHELRAFMDGFNRVLAEKGGDLVGISKISVQTGTSHGGVVLPDGTIADVKVDFDTLAELSEVSRKEYGLAGAVQHGASTLPEVAFNRFAEANACEVHLATAFQNLIYDSDLFPKDLRDEIYAYLAENHADERKPDMTDAQFYYTTRKRAFGPFKQQMWDLSDDVRQGISKLLEERFDLIFDRLNVGGTSSLVEKYVTPTKRDKPMPESLRTAAQVS; encoded by the coding sequence ATGCGTGGCTATTCGTCTGTTCAGGAGCTGATCGACGACCTGAAACCCGCTGCCGAGATCCGGGACGGCGCCCTCTCGATCACCGACGAGCGGGCGTTCCGGGAGCAGAAGGTTGATCGCCTGGTCTACGGTGCCGTCTTCGGCGATGACGAGGTCAAGCCGGCCTGCCGCTGGATCATCTGGCAGGCGGCCCAGGCGCTCGGCGCGCTCCCGGCCTCGATCCACGAGTACTACATGGCCGGCGGGCGCGGCGAGTGGCACCACCGCACGACCCCGGCGATCAATATCCGCGGCCTGACCTACGACACCGCGCGGGCAGTCTTCCGCACTGCGATGCGCTACGACTGCAAGCAGTTCATCTTCGAGATCGCCCGCTCGGAGATCGGCTACACCCAGCAGCGGCCGGAGGAGTACGTCTCCAGCGTGCTCGCCGCCGCGCTGCGCGAGGGCTACCGCGGCCCGGTCTTCATCCAGGGCGACCACTTCCAGATCAGCGCCAAGGGCTACGCCAAGGATCCCCAGAAGGAGATCGAGGGCGTTGAGAAGCTAATCCTCGAAGCGCTCGACGCCGGGTTCTACAACATCGACGTCGACTCCTCCACACTGGTCGACCTGAGCAAGCCGACCGTGGCCGAGCAGCAGACCCTCAACTACCAGCACTGCGCCGACCTGACCGCCTTCATCCGGAAGCACCAGCCCGAGGGGGTCATGGTCTCCGTCGGCGGCGAGATCGGCGAGGTGGGCGGCAAGAACAGCGACGTCCACGAGCTGCGCGCCTTCATGGACGGCTTCAACCGAGTCCTTGCCGAGAAGGGCGGCGACCTGGTCGGCATCAGCAAGATCAGCGTCCAGACCGGCACCAGCCACGGCGGCGTCGTCTTGCCGGACGGCACCATCGCCGACGTCAAGGTCGACTTCGACACGCTGGCCGAGCTCTCCGAGGTCAGCCGCAAGGAGTACGGCCTGGCCGGCGCGGTCCAGCACGGCGCATCGACCCTGCCCGAGGTCGCCTTCAACCGCTTCGCCGAGGCGAACGCCTGCGAGGTGCACCTGGCGACGGCGTTCCAGAACCTGATTTACGACAGCGACCTCTTCCCCAAGGACCTGCGCGACGAGATCTACGCCTACCTGGCGGAGAACCATGCCGACGAGCGCAAGCCGGACATGACCGACGCGCAGTTCTACTACACGACCCGCAAGCGGGCCTTCGGCCCCTTCAAGCAGCAGATGTGGGACCTCTCGGACGACGTGCGCCAGGGGATCAGCAAGCTGCTCGAGGAGCGCTTCGATCTCATCTTCGACCGGCTCAACGTCGGCGGCACCAGCAGCCTCGTCGAGAAGTACGTCACCCCGACCAAGCGCGACAAGCCGATGCCCGAGTCCCTCCGCACCGCCGCGCAGGTCTCCTAG
- a CDS encoding alpha,alpha-trehalose-phosphate synthase (UDP-forming): MADEHGATVNADVRRRDLPDPARDLLSRVTLIIASNRGPVEFHREPDGSFSTRRGTGGVVTAISAVSRFTDAIWVAAAMTDGDRLRAELAAERGEAVIEPDNADFRVRFVVSDPEDYDRYYNHISNPLLWFLQHYLWDTPRQPDIDHITWDAWNNGYVTVNRQFAEEILAVADSSAQPPIVMLQDYHLYLVPGYLREARPDLILQHFVHIPWPDPDYWRLLPVEFRRAICHSMLANDIVGFQTPRHARSFVYTCEATLDDVDIDYRRREIRYRGHTTYVRSYPISIDVDAVRRVAASEDALRHEEHIKTFLNEHTILRVDRAEPSKNIVRGFQAYDRFLELHPEFLGRVNFLAFLVPSRLEVAEYVDYLDDINTIVGRINTKYANVAERDGVAWEPVRLFIGDDYPRALAAMKYYDVLLVNAIFDGMNLVAKEGALLNRRNGVLILSEGAGAYQQLSEHALSVSPADVESTAHAIYQALTMPPEQRAYHAQALRRLVIEQDILAWIYSQLEDLAATVGGSLVRE, translated from the coding sequence GTGGCCGACGAGCATGGAGCGACAGTCAACGCTGACGTCAGGCGACGAGATCTGCCGGATCCGGCCCGGGATCTCCTCAGCCGGGTAACCCTCATCATCGCGTCGAACCGCGGTCCGGTCGAGTTCCACCGTGAACCGGATGGCTCCTTCTCCACCCGGCGCGGCACCGGTGGGGTTGTGACCGCGATCAGCGCGGTCAGCCGCTTCACCGACGCGATCTGGGTGGCCGCCGCCATGACCGACGGCGACCGCCTGCGTGCCGAGCTCGCCGCCGAGCGCGGTGAGGCCGTCATCGAACCGGACAACGCCGACTTCCGCGTCCGCTTCGTCGTGTCCGACCCGGAGGACTACGACCGGTACTACAACCACATCAGCAACCCGCTCCTCTGGTTCCTGCAGCACTATCTGTGGGACACCCCGCGCCAGCCCGACATCGACCACATCACCTGGGACGCCTGGAACAACGGCTACGTCACGGTGAACCGGCAATTCGCCGAGGAGATCCTGGCCGTGGCCGATTCCAGCGCGCAACCGCCGATCGTCATGCTGCAGGACTACCACCTCTACCTCGTGCCCGGCTACCTGCGCGAGGCACGCCCCGACCTGATCCTGCAGCACTTCGTCCATATTCCCTGGCCCGACCCCGACTACTGGCGCCTGCTGCCGGTGGAGTTCCGCCGGGCCATCTGCCACAGCATGCTCGCCAACGACATCGTCGGATTCCAGACGCCCCGCCACGCCCGCAGCTTCGTCTACACCTGTGAGGCGACGCTCGACGACGTCGATATCGACTACCGCCGCCGCGAGATCCGCTACCGCGGCCACACCACTTATGTCCGCTCCTACCCCATCTCGATCGACGTCGACGCCGTGCGCCGCGTGGCCGCTAGCGAGGACGCCCTGCGCCACGAGGAGCACATCAAGACCTTCCTCAACGAGCACACCATCCTGCGGGTGGACCGGGCAGAGCCGAGCAAGAACATCGTGCGCGGCTTCCAGGCCTACGACCGCTTCCTCGAACTCCACCCGGAGTTCCTGGGCCGGGTCAACTTCCTGGCGTTCCTGGTGCCGTCGCGATTGGAGGTCGCCGAGTACGTCGACTACCTTGACGACATCAACACCATCGTCGGGCGGATTAACACTAAGTACGCCAACGTGGCTGAGCGCGACGGGGTGGCCTGGGAGCCCGTCCGCCTCTTCATCGGCGACGACTACCCACGCGCGCTGGCCGCGATGAAGTACTACGACGTGCTCCTGGTGAACGCGATCTTCGACGGCATGAACCTGGTGGCCAAGGAAGGGGCGCTGCTCAACCGCCGCAACGGCGTGCTGATCCTCTCGGAGGGGGCGGGCGCCTACCAGCAACTGAGCGAGCACGCGCTGAGCGTGTCTCCGGCAGACGTCGAGAGCACCGCCCACGCGATCTATCAGGCGCTCACGATGCCACCCGAGCAGCGGGCCTACCACGCCCAGGCGCTGCGCCGGCTGGTGATTGAGCAGGACATCCTGGCCTGGATCTACTCTCAACTCGAAGACCTCGCCGCCACCGTCGGCGGGAGCCTCGTCCGGGAGTAA
- a CDS encoding ArgE/DapE family deacylase: MIDRVMQAVDDLWDAEVQFLQGLVRRPSTLHHEAEIQNWIARELAEMGLEVDRWEIDPGALKSLPGYSPVEWSYHGRPNLVGTLRGSGGGKSLLLNGHVDVVSVEPIHFWSHDPWGGEIVDGRMYGRGSADMKSGIAAMIFAVKALQRAGVRLKGDVYLNTVIEEECTGAGALSTIARGYRADAVVIPEPFGQTALISQVGVLWARVTVRGAGAHARSASAATNAIFKALPLLQAVKELEAEVNRPEAKPAVWRDIPHPINYNVGQFHAGDWTSTVPAEAVFEVRIGTYPGENLEDVKARFKDRIMEAARRDPWLRDHLPEVIFYAFHAEGADFDPNQEIFAALADAHQAVTGTPIRHEVTTATTDARFFQLYQGVQTTCYGPSGDNLHAADEWVDLESVRSVTKVLARLMMDWCGADA; this comes from the coding sequence ATGATCGACCGCGTGATGCAGGCAGTCGATGATCTCTGGGATGCCGAAGTCCAGTTTCTCCAGGGTCTCGTCCGTCGTCCGAGTACGCTTCACCATGAAGCGGAGATCCAGAACTGGATCGCACGTGAGCTGGCAGAGATGGGGCTTGAGGTTGATCGGTGGGAAATCGACCCAGGCGCCCTGAAGTCTCTTCCCGGCTACAGTCCAGTCGAGTGGTCATATCATGGCCGACCCAACCTCGTCGGCACCCTGCGGGGCAGCGGTGGGGGCAAATCCCTCCTGCTGAACGGCCACGTCGATGTCGTCAGCGTGGAGCCCATCCACTTCTGGTCGCACGACCCGTGGGGCGGAGAGATCGTAGACGGACGCATGTACGGCCGCGGATCGGCCGACATGAAGTCGGGCATCGCCGCCATGATCTTCGCGGTCAAGGCCCTTCAACGGGCCGGAGTCCGGCTGAAGGGTGACGTGTACCTCAACACCGTCATCGAAGAGGAGTGCACGGGTGCGGGAGCGCTCTCGACCATCGCGCGAGGGTACCGCGCCGATGCCGTCGTCATCCCGGAGCCGTTCGGCCAGACGGCGCTGATCTCGCAGGTTGGGGTTCTCTGGGCTCGCGTCACCGTCCGTGGGGCGGGAGCACACGCGCGCAGCGCCAGTGCCGCAACGAATGCCATCTTCAAGGCGCTGCCTCTACTCCAAGCGGTGAAGGAGCTGGAGGCAGAGGTCAACCGCCCGGAGGCCAAGCCGGCTGTTTGGCGGGACATTCCCCACCCGATCAACTACAACGTCGGGCAGTTCCACGCGGGCGATTGGACCTCGACCGTGCCGGCCGAGGCCGTCTTCGAGGTGCGGATCGGCACGTATCCTGGCGAGAACCTGGAAGACGTCAAGGCGCGCTTCAAGGACCGCATCATGGAGGCTGCCCGCCGCGACCCGTGGCTGCGTGACCACCTCCCCGAGGTGATCTTCTACGCCTTCCATGCCGAGGGGGCCGATTTCGATCCGAACCAGGAGATCTTCGCAGCGCTCGCCGACGCACACCAGGCGGTCACCGGCACCCCGATCCGCCATGAGGTCACCACGGCGACGACCGACGCGCGCTTCTTCCAGCTCTACCAGGGAGTCCAGACCACCTGCTACGGCCCGAGCGGCGACAACCTCCACGCCGCTGATGAGTGGGTCGATCTCGAAAGCGTGCGCTCGGTGACCAAGGTCCTCGCGCGGTTGATGATGGATTGGTGCGGTGCTGACGCCTGA